From the genome of Pseudomonas yamanorum, one region includes:
- the sctS gene encoding type III secretion system export apparatus subunit SctS, which translates to MESLELFKQAMFLVVLLSAPALITAVLSGILISMVQALMQVQDQTLPYAIKLTAVGMALLISGRWMGVELLNLTTIAFDSIAIRGH; encoded by the coding sequence ATGGAAAGTCTAGAATTGTTCAAGCAAGCAATGTTCTTGGTGGTTCTGCTCTCGGCTCCGGCACTGATTACTGCAGTGCTCAGCGGGATCCTTATTTCGATGGTGCAAGCCTTAATGCAAGTTCAGGATCAGACGCTCCCATATGCGATCAAACTCACAGCGGTGGGGATGGCACTGCTGATTTCTGGCCGCTGGATGGGAGTAGAGCTGCTAAACCTAACCACGATCGCATTTGACAGCATCGCCATACGGGGTCATTGA
- the sctT gene encoding type III secretion system export apparatus subunit SctT: MSSYFEGLLALALSMARLYPCAYLVPAFGFTLIRGLARHAIVVALAVLPAVSLQGQLAFAFAEPGYYWIALLLKEVALGLLIGVILSLPFWLFESVGALLDNQRGALTGGQLNPALGADATPLGHLFKEMTVVVMMTLLGFDVLLQVLWSSYEVWPAMAWMPLPAGGFAGLMALINGTFTYLILYSAPFVAVLLIADFSMAMLSVYSPQLQVFVLAIPAKCLIGLAFLVIYLPTLWEHMSLRLQTFTDLIPSIKVLLGTVG; the protein is encoded by the coding sequence ATGAGCAGCTATTTCGAGGGCCTGTTGGCGCTGGCACTGAGTATGGCGCGGTTATACCCCTGTGCTTATTTAGTGCCTGCTTTCGGCTTTACGCTGATTCGCGGGCTAGCGCGTCACGCCATTGTCGTAGCCTTAGCGGTACTTCCCGCGGTGTCGTTGCAAGGCCAGCTAGCGTTCGCCTTCGCCGAGCCTGGTTACTATTGGATAGCCTTGCTGCTCAAGGAGGTCGCGCTAGGACTGCTGATTGGCGTGATACTGAGCCTGCCATTCTGGCTTTTCGAAAGCGTAGGCGCACTGCTCGACAACCAGCGAGGGGCGCTTACGGGAGGGCAACTCAACCCTGCACTAGGCGCCGATGCAACGCCATTGGGACACCTGTTTAAAGAGATGACTGTGGTTGTAATGATGACGCTGCTTGGTTTCGACGTGCTTCTGCAGGTGCTGTGGAGCAGTTATGAAGTTTGGCCGGCAATGGCCTGGATGCCCTTGCCCGCCGGCGGTTTTGCGGGCCTTATGGCCCTTATTAACGGAACATTTACTTACTTAATATTATACTCGGCGCCGTTTGTTGCAGTATTGCTAATTGCGGATTTTTCCATGGCCATGCTCAGCGTGTACAGCCCGCAGCTGCAAGTGTTTGTTCTCGCCATTCCAGCCAAGTGCCTGATTGGACTGGCTTTTTTGGTTATTTACCTACCTACCCTGTGGGAACACATGAGCCTGCGCCTGCAGACGTTCACGGATCTGATACCGAGCATAAAGGTGCTGCTGGGAACGGTAGGATGA
- the sctR gene encoding type III secretion system export apparatus subunit SctR has product MTSQGLDPMMLALLLASLSLIPLLLMTSTAFLKVVIVLMITRNAIGIQQVPPNLALYGIALAATLFIMAPVGQEMVQVGQRAPLDFTTSDTLMGTASAVVAPLVRFMQRNTDPDILNHLHDNALTMWPAQMTADLKPDALYLLMPGFMLSELKAGFHIGFIVYIPFIVIDLIVSNLLLALGMQMVAPMTLSLPLKLLLFVLAEGWTRLLDGLFYSYL; this is encoded by the coding sequence ATGACATCGCAAGGCCTTGACCCAATGATGCTTGCGTTGTTGCTAGCGAGCCTATCACTGATTCCATTATTGCTGATGACCAGCACGGCCTTTCTAAAAGTCGTTATCGTACTCATGATCACCCGAAACGCGATCGGCATTCAACAGGTCCCCCCTAATTTGGCCCTGTATGGTATTGCCCTCGCGGCGACCCTCTTTATTATGGCGCCGGTGGGCCAAGAAATGGTGCAGGTCGGGCAGCGTGCGCCTCTGGATTTCACCACGAGCGATACGTTAATGGGTACTGCGAGCGCGGTGGTCGCCCCACTGGTTCGCTTTATGCAACGCAATACCGATCCCGATATCCTCAATCACCTTCACGACAACGCCCTGACCATGTGGCCGGCGCAAATGACCGCCGACTTAAAGCCTGACGCGTTATATCTATTGATGCCCGGTTTTATGTTGTCAGAACTCAAAGCCGGGTTTCACATAGGCTTTATCGTCTACATCCCCTTCATCGTCATTGACTTAATTGTCTCGAACCTTTTACTCGCCCTAGGTATGCAGATGGTGGCTCCTATGACCCTCTCGCTGCCATTGAAGCTGCTGCTGTTCGTGCTTGCCGAGGGCTGGACGCGACTGCTCGACGGCCTGTTCTACTCGTATCTGTAG
- a CDS encoding EscU/YscU/HrcU family type III secretion system export apparatus switch protein: MSGERNQPATPKRLRDARKKGEVAQSQDLIRLLALSLMCELSLYSANDSLNRLNGFIHYGLGRLAPLTPSSLLEVSAQAGGVLLYFFAATLAPAVAIRLIGGWMQFGFLWAPEALRPDINRLNPLAQLKQMFSAQALFNLIAGLLKAALISGLVLSLSLPAVGTLIMLVETDLYDYLHGALLLFQRILRACFGALAVVALIDMLMQRYFYNKRQRMTHEEVKKEYKESEVDASLKSHRRSLMAQWLEEPLIAPPSLEQSDMLIVNPTHLAVALYYRPGQTPLPQITAKGEDRGCLALIARANEAKVPVIRYRWLARTLYPGALGSYIPRETLRILATLYQTLKTLDRNSFHGPLDMDTLIPLSKSLKTSAPPLSTANHAPFDPLESDVAMEIELTEAIDVKS; the protein is encoded by the coding sequence ATGAGTGGGGAAAGGAATCAACCCGCCACACCTAAGCGTCTGCGCGATGCGCGCAAAAAAGGCGAGGTGGCCCAGAGCCAAGATCTGATTCGTCTGCTAGCCCTGAGCCTAATGTGCGAGCTGTCATTGTACTCGGCCAACGATAGTCTGAACCGACTGAACGGATTCATCCATTATGGTTTGGGGCGCCTCGCCCCGCTGACACCTAGCAGCCTATTGGAGGTAAGCGCGCAGGCCGGAGGTGTCCTGCTATATTTTTTCGCTGCCACGCTGGCACCCGCAGTGGCGATTCGGCTAATCGGTGGATGGATGCAGTTCGGTTTTTTGTGGGCTCCTGAAGCGCTGCGCCCGGACATTAATCGACTCAATCCGCTGGCCCAACTTAAGCAAATGTTTTCCGCGCAAGCCCTATTCAACTTAATTGCAGGGCTGCTCAAAGCCGCGCTTATCAGCGGCTTGGTATTAAGCTTGAGTCTACCGGCAGTAGGGACGCTGATCATGTTGGTGGAGACCGACTTATACGACTACTTGCACGGAGCGCTACTGCTTTTTCAGCGTATTCTGCGCGCTTGTTTCGGGGCCTTGGCGGTAGTAGCCCTGATTGATATGTTGATGCAACGTTATTTTTATAATAAACGTCAACGCATGACCCATGAAGAGGTGAAAAAGGAATACAAGGAATCCGAAGTCGACGCCAGCCTGAAGTCGCATCGCAGGTCACTCATGGCACAATGGCTGGAGGAGCCTCTCATCGCGCCACCGTCATTAGAACAATCGGACATGCTCATCGTAAACCCCACCCACCTTGCGGTTGCGTTGTATTACCGACCTGGGCAGACGCCGCTGCCACAGATCACGGCGAAGGGTGAAGATCGAGGCTGCTTGGCTTTGATAGCGCGCGCTAATGAGGCGAAAGTTCCAGTCATCCGCTACCGATGGCTAGCGCGCACTCTCTATCCTGGCGCACTCGGCAGTTACATTCCGCGTGAGACACTCCGCATCCTCGCCACTCTCTATCAAACCTTAAAAACCCTCGACCGCAATAGTTTTCACGGGCCGCTGGACATGGATACACTAATCCCCTTATCAAAGAGTTTGAAAACAAGCGCCCCGCCACTATCGACCGCCAATCATGCTCCATTCGATCCATTAGAAAGCGATGTAGCCATGGAGATCGAACTAACTGAAGCAATTGATGTCAAATCTTAA
- a CDS encoding FliI/YscN family ATPase: MHAAWRQRQLAHWIRYAPAQWRGRVHSVQGILLRCRLPRARIGELCQLLKFGQPPVLAEVIGFEQDLALLCALGHLEGIAAGDAVLPLGQPHQLHVGSHLRGKVLNGFGAPLGADSVSDQPDAGILMPVIAEAPMPAERPPLKRWLITGIRAIDGPNSLAEGQRVGLFAGPGCGKTVLLAELARNIQCDTIVFGLIGERGRELREFLDNELDDELRQRSIIVCATSDRSSMERARAAFTATTIAEGLRNQGQHVLLLIDSLTRFVRAQREIGLAVGEPIGRSGLPASVYTLLPRLVERAGQTRSGAITALYTVLVEGDSMRDPIAEEARSLLDGHLVLSRAMAEQGHFPAIDVLASLSRVQAQVVNTAHIEASRRLRRLLSAYQQVEFVLRLGEYQSGGDPLTDLAVDTRPATLTFLRQALRRPSAPDSTVHELHMLTSDVPD, encoded by the coding sequence ATGCATGCGGCATGGCGCCAGCGTCAGCTGGCACACTGGATCCGGTATGCCCCGGCGCAGTGGCGGGGGCGTGTACATTCGGTGCAGGGCATCCTGCTGCGCTGCCGACTGCCGCGCGCTCGCATTGGTGAGCTGTGCCAACTGCTCAAGTTCGGACAACCGCCAGTACTGGCCGAAGTCATCGGCTTTGAACAAGACTTGGCGTTGTTGTGCGCCCTCGGCCACTTGGAAGGCATCGCGGCGGGTGACGCCGTCCTACCACTGGGTCAACCCCATCAACTACACGTGGGTTCGCACCTGCGAGGGAAAGTGCTCAACGGCTTCGGCGCACCGCTGGGCGCAGATTCTGTTTCCGATCAGCCCGACGCCGGCATCTTGATGCCTGTCATCGCTGAAGCTCCGATGCCGGCCGAGCGGCCCCCGTTAAAACGCTGGCTGATCACTGGCATTCGCGCCATTGATGGGCCCAACAGCCTGGCCGAAGGCCAGCGAGTCGGATTATTCGCAGGCCCAGGCTGTGGCAAAACCGTTCTATTGGCCGAACTGGCGCGCAATATCCAATGCGACACCATCGTGTTTGGTCTAATCGGTGAGCGCGGCCGCGAGCTGCGCGAATTCCTCGACAATGAGCTGGATGATGAACTACGCCAACGCTCAATTATTGTATGTGCCACATCCGACCGTTCCAGCATGGAGCGCGCCCGCGCGGCCTTTACAGCGACCACTATTGCCGAAGGGCTGCGTAATCAAGGCCAGCATGTGCTGCTACTGATCGACTCTTTAACGCGGTTTGTGCGCGCTCAGCGTGAAATCGGTTTGGCGGTGGGCGAGCCCATTGGCCGCAGCGGACTTCCGGCGTCAGTCTACACGCTGCTTCCACGCCTAGTTGAGCGCGCAGGCCAGACCCGCAGCGGGGCCATCACTGCGCTGTACACCGTTCTGGTCGAGGGGGACTCAATGCGCGATCCGATTGCCGAAGAGGCCCGCTCGTTACTTGATGGTCATTTGGTGCTTTCACGAGCTATGGCCGAGCAGGGGCATTTTCCGGCCATAGATGTGCTGGCGAGTTTGTCGAGGGTACAGGCGCAGGTCGTCAACACCGCGCACATCGAGGCTTCGCGACGACTGCGGCGATTACTCAGCGCTTATCAGCAGGTCGAGTTTGTGCTGCGTTTAGGTGAGTACCAGAGCGGTGGCGATCCATTGACGGATCTGGCGGTAGATACACGCCCGGCGACGCTGACTTTTTTACGTCAGGCGTTGCGACGGCCCAGCGCTCCCGACAGCACCGTACATGAACTACACATGCTGACTTCCGATGTCCCTGACTAA
- a CDS encoding FHA domain-containing protein: MDTTVFELRVLSGLHQQAALPLVGDEWYVGAREEADLALFDPGIEAHHGALHLQAEQWRLEAHAGAFYDAEGEVLIGTILPEQLFRAANIWLCVAPCDAPWASETVPLEMPALKPVPPLAPSSAQPLVHWPWLWVLLPVLMAVMAAGGMLWTPTPLTQVTPLMPQALSPSKPALETAEQVRTALRLLLDERGLHTVTLNDADKVVLLSADPTQEPILRRVLRVFQQRYRSAIAVSLDLRPTVQTLPFRVVQVVAGGIPHLLTDQGTRMFIGDESEGVRLIAIDPTKLRFDGSPPLEVDW; encoded by the coding sequence GTGGATACCACGGTGTTTGAACTGCGCGTATTAAGCGGCCTTCACCAGCAGGCTGCGCTGCCACTGGTGGGAGATGAATGGTACGTCGGGGCTCGCGAAGAGGCGGATTTGGCCCTGTTCGATCCCGGGATCGAAGCCCACCATGGCGCGCTGCACCTGCAAGCAGAGCAGTGGCGGCTTGAGGCGCACGCAGGGGCATTTTACGATGCCGAGGGCGAGGTTTTGATTGGCACCATCCTCCCCGAACAGCTCTTCCGCGCGGCGAATATTTGGCTATGCGTCGCTCCATGCGATGCGCCCTGGGCAAGCGAAACCGTCCCCCTTGAGATGCCAGCGCTCAAGCCCGTGCCACCGCTAGCGCCGTCGTCCGCACAACCTCTAGTTCACTGGCCTTGGCTGTGGGTACTGCTGCCAGTTCTGATGGCTGTAATGGCGGCCGGAGGGATGCTATGGACGCCCACTCCGCTAACGCAGGTAACGCCGCTAATGCCGCAAGCACTGTCCCCGTCCAAGCCGGCGCTGGAAACCGCCGAGCAGGTACGCACGGCCTTGCGGCTGCTACTCGACGAGCGAGGCCTGCATACGGTGACCCTGAACGACGCGGATAAAGTTGTATTACTCAGTGCCGACCCTACCCAGGAACCGATTCTGAGGCGGGTACTCAGAGTCTTCCAGCAGCGCTACAGGAGCGCAATAGCGGTTTCCTTGGATCTGCGTCCTACCGTGCAGACTCTACCTTTCCGGGTAGTCCAGGTGGTTGCCGGCGGAATCCCTCACCTGTTGACGGATCAAGGAACGCGTATGTTTATTGGCGATGAATCAGAGGGCGTTCGCCTCATTGCCATCGACCCCACAAAATTACGCTTTGACGGCAGCCCACCGCTGGAAGTGGACTGGTGA
- a CDS encoding FliM/FliN family flagellar motor switch protein: MSQVHLPLRRLARSEMQVFNTIGRGLSLPFEVDGLDGQLLLDNVSSGTESITGSRISSICGPLILHDNGQVLSLLGRCPIRLPAAADDWVWALYNTGLSPVLQELFGSLGAAADGPFHGPPCRLQVQLGTQRHECTIQLPAATLIAMTTRACWRPMIPASNLLLRVFLPVIIGELHLSMGQLQRLRPGDVLMPEHLRFTPQGVGVWLPSRTPWPVRITHARQQVWLHLTTGDTHMDPAFDPEMIQANEAAYEPYADMTHEAYPQDGHVSNEDHADIEDNKPWESSALGHFSDLLLPLSIRCGHLQLSLYELQRLAPGSVLPILGAAPGEAALYHGERRLAYGELVQIDDGLGMQITRLDTLA, encoded by the coding sequence ATGAGTCAGGTGCACCTCCCTCTTCGCCGACTGGCGCGCAGCGAAATGCAAGTCTTCAACACCATAGGACGCGGCCTATCTCTGCCCTTCGAAGTCGACGGTTTAGACGGTCAGTTACTCCTCGACAACGTCAGCAGTGGCACCGAGTCGATAACGGGCAGCCGAATCAGCAGTATCTGCGGCCCCCTAATTCTGCACGACAACGGCCAGGTGCTGAGCTTGCTTGGCCGCTGTCCAATTCGCTTACCCGCCGCTGCTGACGACTGGGTATGGGCGCTGTATAACACAGGCCTCAGCCCTGTACTACAGGAGCTATTCGGGTCGTTAGGCGCCGCCGCCGACGGCCCGTTTCACGGCCCCCCCTGTCGCCTCCAAGTCCAGCTTGGTACACAGCGCCATGAATGCACGATTCAACTACCGGCGGCAACCCTTATTGCAATGACGACTCGTGCATGCTGGAGGCCGATGATCCCAGCTTCCAATCTACTTTTACGCGTCTTCTTGCCTGTAATTATTGGGGAATTACACCTGAGCATGGGACAGCTTCAGCGATTACGTCCGGGTGATGTGCTCATGCCCGAGCATCTACGTTTCACTCCCCAAGGTGTGGGGGTTTGGCTGCCCAGCCGCACCCCTTGGCCGGTTCGTATTACCCACGCGCGACAGCAAGTGTGGCTGCACCTGACAACAGGAGACACGCATATGGATCCGGCATTCGATCCCGAAATGATTCAGGCCAACGAAGCGGCGTATGAGCCCTACGCTGATATGACCCACGAAGCGTACCCGCAAGACGGACACGTTAGTAACGAGGATCACGCCGACATTGAGGACAACAAGCCATGGGAGTCAAGCGCGCTCGGGCACTTTAGTGACCTATTGCTGCCCCTCAGCATTCGCTGCGGCCACCTGCAGTTGTCACTTTACGAACTCCAACGTCTGGCTCCTGGCAGCGTATTACCTATCCTAGGTGCTGCGCCAGGTGAAGCGGCGCTATATCATGGCGAACGACGCCTAGCGTACGGCGAGCTGGTACAAATTGATGATGGCTTGGGGATGCAGATCACCCGGCTGGATACCTTAGCATGA